From the Streptomyces sp. NBC_00390 genome, the window GCGGCGGGGGCGGCCGGTGTCCGGGGCGACCTGGGGGAGTTCACGGGTGCTGTCGTTCGGGGGCTCGTCCCGGAAGATCCCCGGCGGAACCCGGTCCGCAGGGTTGTCGCCGGGCGCGGCGCCGTCCCGGACCGGGGGCAGGACCGCGGTCTCGTCGGCCGCGGCGGGTGCACCGGAGTCCCGGACCGGCGGGAGCACGGTCGTCTCGGCCTCGTCCGGGACCTTGGGGAGCACCGTCGTCTCGGCGACGCTCGGCGCCGGCACCTCCTGGGTCACCTCGTCCGGCGTGACGACCGGCGTCGGAACCGTGATCTCTGTCGCGGACGCCGGGGTCGCCGCAGACGCCGCCTCGGCGGCCCTGCGCGCCTCCTCCGCCCTCAGCAGCGCCTCCTCCGCCTTGCGCTGCTTCTCCAGGCGGCGCTCCTCCGCCTCGGCCCGCAGCCGGGCCTCCTCCTCCGCCTGCCTGCGGCGGCGGTCTTCTTCCTCACGGCGGGCCTTCTCCTCGGCCTCGCGCCGGCGGCGTTCCTCGTCGGCGCGCAGGCGCGCCTCCTCCGCCCGCCGCCTGGCCTCCTCCGCCTGCCGTTCGGCCTCGCGCTGCCGGGCCTCCTCCAGCTCGCGGCGCTTGCGCTCCTCCTCCTCGGCACGCAGCCTGGCCAGTTGCTCCTGGCGCTCGCGCTCCAGGCGCTCCTCCTCCGCCTTGCGCGCGGCCTCTTCCTCGGCCTTGCGGCGGGCTGCCTCCTCGGCAGCCTTGCGCGCCTCTTCCCGGGCCGTGATCTCGGCCTCGGACAGGGGCAGCAGCTGGTCGAGCCGGTGCCGTACGACGGTGGCGACCGCCTCCGGCTCCTGGCCGGCGTCGACCACCAGATAGCGGCCGGGGTCACCCGCGGCCAGCGTCAGGAACCCGGCGCGTACCCGCTGGTGGAACTCCACAGGCTCGGACTCGAGCCGGTCCGGCGCCTCGGTGAAGCGCTCGCGCGCAGTCTCGGGGGAGACGTCGAGCAGCACGGTCAGGTTCGGTACGAGTCCGTCCGTCGCCCACCGCGAGATACGGGCGATCTCGGTCGGCGACAGATCACGGCCCGCCCCCTGGTAGGCGACCGAGGAGTCGATGTAACGGTCGGAGATGACGATCGCGCCGCGCTCGAGGGCCGGGCGGACCAGCGAGTCGACGTGCTCGGCGCGGTCGGCGGCGTACAGCAGCGCCTCGGCGCGGTTGGACAGTCCGGCGGACGAGACGTCGAGCAGGATCGAGCGCAGCCGCTTGCCGACCGGCGTCGCGCCCGGCTCGCGGGTGACGACCACCTCGTGGCCCTTGGCGCGGATCCACTCGGCGAGCAGTTCGACCTGGGTGGACTTGCCGGCGCCGTCGCCGCCTTCGAGGGCGATGAAGAAACCGTTCGTCGCGGGCGCCTGCTCGGGGTCCGCGCCGCGCCGCAGGGCGTCGCCGAGGTCGCGGCGCAGCGGCACACCCGCCCGGTCGTCCGTCTTCGCGAGGACGATCACCGCGACGGGCAGCAGCAGCGCGCCGACGAGCATCAGCGTGAACGCGGCGCCGCCGTGGGCGAAGACGAAGTCTCCGGAGGCCAGCCGGTGCGGTCCGATCGCCGCGGACAGCAGCGGGGCGGCGAGGGCGGCGAGCGCGATGGCCACGCGTACGACCGCCTGGAGGTGGTCGGTGATCCGGGCCCGCCGGAAGTCCTCGGTCTCCTGGTCGATGAGGATGTGCCCGGTGTTCGCGGCGACCCCGGCGCTGAGACCCGCGAGCGCCGCGAGGAACAGCACGGTGGCGGTGTCCGGCACGAGCCCCATCGCCAGCAGCGCGATGCCGGTGACGGCAACGGCGAGAGGGAGCAGCCGGCGCCGGGAGAGCGCCGGCAGCACGGACCTGCCGCTGCGGATACCGAGCCCGGTGCCGCCGATCAGCGCGAGGATCAGCAGGGCGAAGGCCGCGGGGCCGGCGCCGAGGTCCACGACGTGGAGAACCGCGACAGCCGCGGCGGACGCGATTGCGCCCGTGACGGCGGCGCAGGCGATGACGAACAGAGGTATGGCGCCGGTGCGCCCCTTGTCCAGGCCGTTCCCGGTGGCGGGCCGGCGCAGCCCTTCGAGCGGCGAACGCGGCCGGGGCGTCTGCCCGCCCGGCAGCTCCAGGAAGTACAGCGTCGACACGGACGCGGCGAACAGACCGGCCGCGAGATACGACCCGAGGGCCGCCTGATGCACCGAGAACCACTCGATGCCCGAGCCGAGCGCTTCGCCGACCAGAGTGGCGACCAGCAGCGCCACGGCGGCGACCGGGATCACGGCGAAGCTGGTGCGCAGCCACAGCCGGCGCAGCGCGCCGAGGTGGTCCGGGAGCGGCCTTACCGCAGCGCCCTCCGGCGGCGGCGCGGGCAGCAGCGCCGGGGCCGCGCCTTCGCGGGCCACGGTCCAAAAACGCTCGGCGACGCCCGTGACGAAGACGGTGACCAGCAGCATCGCCAGCGCCTTGTCGGGCATCCAGTCGATCCACAGAGGCGCGACGACGAGAAGGACCAGCCGCACACCGTCCGCGCCGATCATGGTCCAGCGCCGGTCGAGCGGCCCGTTCGGCGCCGTCAGCGTGGTCATCGGGCCGAGCAGTACGGCTCCGAACAACAGCGTCGCCAGCACCCGTGCGCCGAAGACCGCCGCCACGGCGAACGCCGCCCCGCGGTATCCGTCGCCGAACGAGCCCGCCGCCACCGCCGCCTGGAGCGACAGCAGCAGGAGCACAAGTACGGCGAGTGCGTCGCCGACACCGCCGACCACCTGGGCGTTCCACAGCCGCCTCAGCGGCGGGTGGCGCAGCAGGGCGCGAACGGCACGTTCACGTGAGTCTGCGGCAAGGGCATCGGAGTCTGAAGCAGTCTCTGAAGCGGTACCCATGACCGCCTGCTGCTCGGCTGGCTGCTCGGCTCGCGTCATCCGCCCAGCCTATCCGGAGCCACTCGCTCCCCGGAGGCCTGTCCGAACATACGGGCGCTGCCCGCGGGCGCTTTGGGCAAAGAGCGGGAAACATCCCCTCCCCCGGGCATCGCGGGCAGACCAGCGTGCCCTATTCCTCCGTCGACGCCTTCGCGGAAGCGGCCGTCTTCTTGGCAGCGGCGGCCGTGGTCTTCGCGGACGCCGTCTTGGCCGTGGTCGTCTTCTTCGCAGCCGTCTTCTTCGCCGTGGTGGTCTTCTTCGCAGCGGTCTTCTTGGCCGCCGTCTTCTTCGCCGGAGCCTTCTTCGCCGTCTTCTTGGCGGGCCCCTTGGCGCGCTTCTCAGCCAGCAGTTCGTATCCGCGCTCCGGCGTGATGTCCTCGACG encodes:
- the tmk gene encoding dTMP kinase, whose product is MTRAEQPAEQQAVMGTASETASDSDALAADSRERAVRALLRHPPLRRLWNAQVVGGVGDALAVLVLLLLSLQAAVAAGSFGDGYRGAAFAVAAVFGARVLATLLFGAVLLGPMTTLTAPNGPLDRRWTMIGADGVRLVLLVVAPLWIDWMPDKALAMLLVTVFVTGVAERFWTVAREGAAPALLPAPPPEGAAVRPLPDHLGALRRLWLRTSFAVIPVAAVALLVATLVGEALGSGIEWFSVHQAALGSYLAAGLFAASVSTLYFLELPGGQTPRPRSPLEGLRRPATGNGLDKGRTGAIPLFVIACAAVTGAIASAAAVAVLHVVDLGAGPAAFALLILALIGGTGLGIRSGRSVLPALSRRRLLPLAVAVTGIALLAMGLVPDTATVLFLAALAGLSAGVAANTGHILIDQETEDFRRARITDHLQAVVRVAIALAALAAPLLSAAIGPHRLASGDFVFAHGGAAFTLMLVGALLLPVAVIVLAKTDDRAGVPLRRDLGDALRRGADPEQAPATNGFFIALEGGDGAGKSTQVELLAEWIRAKGHEVVVTREPGATPVGKRLRSILLDVSSAGLSNRAEALLYAADRAEHVDSLVRPALERGAIVISDRYIDSSVAYQGAGRDLSPTEIARISRWATDGLVPNLTVLLDVSPETARERFTEAPDRLESEPVEFHQRVRAGFLTLAAGDPGRYLVVDAGQEPEAVATVVRHRLDQLLPLSEAEITAREEARKAAEEAARRKAEEEAARKAEEERLERERQEQLARLRAEEEERKRRELEEARQREAERQAEEARRRAEEARLRADEERRRREAEEKARREEEDRRRRQAEEEARLRAEAEERRLEKQRKAEEALLRAEEARRAAEAASAATPASATEITVPTPVVTPDEVTQEVPAPSVAETTVLPKVPDEAETTVLPPVRDSGAPAAADETAVLPPVRDGAAPGDNPADRVPPGIFRDEPPNDSTRELPQVAPDTGRPRRRSDWAEETPLDDLPTLADELLGPRTEGDEDDRGGRRR